A window of the Canis aureus isolate CA01 chromosome 29, VMU_Caureus_v.1.0, whole genome shotgun sequence genome harbors these coding sequences:
- the PSTK gene encoding L-seryl-tRNA(Sec) kinase isoform X1: MKTAQDAKGARGERPQRIGLCLVCGLPAAGKSTLARGLRHRLRQEQGWAVGVVAYDDVMPDAFLEEASARPLSHKEREREREAETQAEGEAGSMHREPDVGFDPGSPGSRPGPKAGAKPLRHPGIPPSQWKLLRQELLKYLECFLMAVINGCQVSAPPNRTAAMWEDFITCLKHQDLVSSAALETQSCYLLTKTAVSRPLFLILDDNFYYQSMRYEVYQLARKYSLGFCQLFLDCSLETCLQRNGQRPQALPAETIHLMEGKIEKPNPEKNAWEHNSLIIPSTTCSSEASLKLTDLLLTALENPVTYIEDNVEQKKTDRIICSTNVLHQADQMLRRIVSQTMKEAKDEQVLPFNLKLLAEELNKLKAEFLEDLKHGNKKYLCSQQTIHIPDIISFFHYEKDNIVRKYFSKPH, from the exons ATGAAGACTGCCCAGGACGCCAAGGGAGCGCGCGGCGAGCGGCCGCAGAGGATAGGCCTCTGTCTCGTCTGCGGCCTGCCGGCAGCAGGAAAGTCAACCTTGGCGCGGGGCCTCCGCCACCGGCTGCGGCAGGAGCAGGGCTGGGCCGTCGGCGTCGTCGCCTACGATGACGTCATGCCGGACGCGTTCCTGGAGGAAGCGAGCGCGCGGCCATTG tcacacaaagagagagagagagagagagaggcagagacacaggcagagggagaagcaggctccatgcaccgggagcccgacgtgggattcgatcccgggtctccaggatcgcgccctgggccaaaggcaggcgctaaaccgctgcgccacccagggatcccg CCATCCCAATGGAAATTGCTTCGACAAGAACTCTTGAAGTACCTAGAATGCTTCTTGATGGCTGTCATTAATGGGTGTCAGGTGTCTGCCCCACCCAACAGGACTGCAGCCATGTGGGAGGATTTTATAACTTGCTTGAAGCACCAAGATCTGGTATCTTCTGCTGCCCTGGAAACCCAGTCTTGCTACCTCTTAACAAAGACTGCGGTTTCTAGACCTTTGTTTTTGATTCTAGATGACAACTTTTATTACCAAAGTATGAGATACGAAGTCTATCAACTGGCTcggaaat ATTCATTAGGTTTTTGCCAGCTCTTTTTAGATTGTTCTCTTGAGACCTGTTTACAGAGGAATGGCCAGAGACCCCAGGCCCTGCCTGCCGAGACCATCCACCTGATGGAAGGAAAGATAGAAAAGCCCAACCCTGAGAAAAATGCATGGGAGCACAACAGCCTCATAATTCCAAGTACAACATGTTCGTCCGAGGCCAG CCTGAAGTTGACTGACTTATTGCTTACTGCTTTGGAAAATCCAGTAACATATATTGAGGACAATGTGGAACAAAAG AAAACGGACAGGATCATTTGCTCAACTAATGTTCTGCATCAAGCTGATCAGATGCTCCGAAGGATTGTCTCTCAGACAATGAAGGAAGCAAAAG atGAACAAGTGCTTCCGTTCAACTTGAAGCTTCTAGCAGAAGAACTCAACAAGCTCAAAGCAGAATTTTTGGAAGATctaaaacatggaaacaaaaaaTACCTGTGCTCTCAACAAACCATCCACATAccagatattatttctttttttcattatgagaAAGATAACATTGTCcggaaatatttttcaaagccaCA
- the PSTK gene encoding L-seryl-tRNA(Sec) kinase isoform X2, which produces MKTAQDAKGARGERPQRIGLCLVCGLPAAGKSTLARGLRHRLRQEQGWAVGVVAYDDVMPDAFLEEASARPLPSQWKLLRQELLKYLECFLMAVINGCQVSAPPNRTAAMWEDFITCLKHQDLVSSAALETQSCYLLTKTAVSRPLFLILDDNFYYQSMRYEVYQLARKYSLGFCQLFLDCSLETCLQRNGQRPQALPAETIHLMEGKIEKPNPEKNAWEHNSLIIPSTTCSSEASLKLTDLLLTALENPVTYIEDNVEQKKTDRIICSTNVLHQADQMLRRIVSQTMKEAKDEQVLPFNLKLLAEELNKLKAEFLEDLKHGNKKYLCSQQTIHIPDIISFFHYEKDNIVRKYFSKPH; this is translated from the exons ATGAAGACTGCCCAGGACGCCAAGGGAGCGCGCGGCGAGCGGCCGCAGAGGATAGGCCTCTGTCTCGTCTGCGGCCTGCCGGCAGCAGGAAAGTCAACCTTGGCGCGGGGCCTCCGCCACCGGCTGCGGCAGGAGCAGGGCTGGGCCGTCGGCGTCGTCGCCTACGATGACGTCATGCCGGACGCGTTCCTGGAGGAAGCGAGCGCGCGGCCATTG CCATCCCAATGGAAATTGCTTCGACAAGAACTCTTGAAGTACCTAGAATGCTTCTTGATGGCTGTCATTAATGGGTGTCAGGTGTCTGCCCCACCCAACAGGACTGCAGCCATGTGGGAGGATTTTATAACTTGCTTGAAGCACCAAGATCTGGTATCTTCTGCTGCCCTGGAAACCCAGTCTTGCTACCTCTTAACAAAGACTGCGGTTTCTAGACCTTTGTTTTTGATTCTAGATGACAACTTTTATTACCAAAGTATGAGATACGAAGTCTATCAACTGGCTcggaaat ATTCATTAGGTTTTTGCCAGCTCTTTTTAGATTGTTCTCTTGAGACCTGTTTACAGAGGAATGGCCAGAGACCCCAGGCCCTGCCTGCCGAGACCATCCACCTGATGGAAGGAAAGATAGAAAAGCCCAACCCTGAGAAAAATGCATGGGAGCACAACAGCCTCATAATTCCAAGTACAACATGTTCGTCCGAGGCCAG CCTGAAGTTGACTGACTTATTGCTTACTGCTTTGGAAAATCCAGTAACATATATTGAGGACAATGTGGAACAAAAG AAAACGGACAGGATCATTTGCTCAACTAATGTTCTGCATCAAGCTGATCAGATGCTCCGAAGGATTGTCTCTCAGACAATGAAGGAAGCAAAAG atGAACAAGTGCTTCCGTTCAACTTGAAGCTTCTAGCAGAAGAACTCAACAAGCTCAAAGCAGAATTTTTGGAAGATctaaaacatggaaacaaaaaaTACCTGTGCTCTCAACAAACCATCCACATAccagatattatttctttttttcattatgagaAAGATAACATTGTCcggaaatatttttcaaagccaCA
- the PSTK gene encoding L-seryl-tRNA(Sec) kinase isoform X3: MKTAQDAKGARGERPQRIGLCLVCGLPAAGKSTLARGLRHRLRQEQGWAVGVVAYDDVMPDAFLEEASARPLSHKEREREREAETQAEGEAGSMHREPDVGFDPGSPGSRPGPKAGAKPLRHPGIPPSQWKLLRQELLKYLECFLMAVINGCQVSAPPNRTAAMWEDFITCLKHQDLVSSAALETQSCYLLTKTAVSRPLFLILDDNFYYQSMRYEVYQLARKYSLGFCQLFLDCSLETCLQRNGQRPQALPAETIHLMEGKIEKPNPEKNAWEHNSLIIPSTTCSSEASLKLTDLLLTALENPVTYIEDNVEQKMNKCFRST; this comes from the exons ATGAAGACTGCCCAGGACGCCAAGGGAGCGCGCGGCGAGCGGCCGCAGAGGATAGGCCTCTGTCTCGTCTGCGGCCTGCCGGCAGCAGGAAAGTCAACCTTGGCGCGGGGCCTCCGCCACCGGCTGCGGCAGGAGCAGGGCTGGGCCGTCGGCGTCGTCGCCTACGATGACGTCATGCCGGACGCGTTCCTGGAGGAAGCGAGCGCGCGGCCATTG tcacacaaagagagagagagagagagagaggcagagacacaggcagagggagaagcaggctccatgcaccgggagcccgacgtgggattcgatcccgggtctccaggatcgcgccctgggccaaaggcaggcgctaaaccgctgcgccacccagggatcccg CCATCCCAATGGAAATTGCTTCGACAAGAACTCTTGAAGTACCTAGAATGCTTCTTGATGGCTGTCATTAATGGGTGTCAGGTGTCTGCCCCACCCAACAGGACTGCAGCCATGTGGGAGGATTTTATAACTTGCTTGAAGCACCAAGATCTGGTATCTTCTGCTGCCCTGGAAACCCAGTCTTGCTACCTCTTAACAAAGACTGCGGTTTCTAGACCTTTGTTTTTGATTCTAGATGACAACTTTTATTACCAAAGTATGAGATACGAAGTCTATCAACTGGCTcggaaat ATTCATTAGGTTTTTGCCAGCTCTTTTTAGATTGTTCTCTTGAGACCTGTTTACAGAGGAATGGCCAGAGACCCCAGGCCCTGCCTGCCGAGACCATCCACCTGATGGAAGGAAAGATAGAAAAGCCCAACCCTGAGAAAAATGCATGGGAGCACAACAGCCTCATAATTCCAAGTACAACATGTTCGTCCGAGGCCAG CCTGAAGTTGACTGACTTATTGCTTACTGCTTTGGAAAATCCAGTAACATATATTGAGGACAATGTGGAACAAAAG atGAACAAGTGCTTCCGTTCAACTTGA
- the PSTK gene encoding L-seryl-tRNA(Sec) kinase isoform X4 → MHREPDVGFDPGSPGSRPGPKAGAKPLRHPGIPPSQWKLLRQELLKYLECFLMAVINGCQVSAPPNRTAAMWEDFITCLKHQDLVSSAALETQSCYLLTKTAVSRPLFLILDDNFYYQSMRYEVYQLARKYSLGFCQLFLDCSLETCLQRNGQRPQALPAETIHLMEGKIEKPNPEKNAWEHNSLIIPSTTCSSEASLKLTDLLLTALENPVTYIEDNVEQKKTDRIICSTNVLHQADQMLRRIVSQTMKEAKDEQVLPFNLKLLAEELNKLKAEFLEDLKHGNKKYLCSQQTIHIPDIISFFHYEKDNIVRKYFSKPH, encoded by the exons atgcaccgggagcccgacgtgggattcgatcccgggtctccaggatcgcgccctgggccaaaggcaggcgctaaaccgctgcgccacccagggatcccg CCATCCCAATGGAAATTGCTTCGACAAGAACTCTTGAAGTACCTAGAATGCTTCTTGATGGCTGTCATTAATGGGTGTCAGGTGTCTGCCCCACCCAACAGGACTGCAGCCATGTGGGAGGATTTTATAACTTGCTTGAAGCACCAAGATCTGGTATCTTCTGCTGCCCTGGAAACCCAGTCTTGCTACCTCTTAACAAAGACTGCGGTTTCTAGACCTTTGTTTTTGATTCTAGATGACAACTTTTATTACCAAAGTATGAGATACGAAGTCTATCAACTGGCTcggaaat ATTCATTAGGTTTTTGCCAGCTCTTTTTAGATTGTTCTCTTGAGACCTGTTTACAGAGGAATGGCCAGAGACCCCAGGCCCTGCCTGCCGAGACCATCCACCTGATGGAAGGAAAGATAGAAAAGCCCAACCCTGAGAAAAATGCATGGGAGCACAACAGCCTCATAATTCCAAGTACAACATGTTCGTCCGAGGCCAG CCTGAAGTTGACTGACTTATTGCTTACTGCTTTGGAAAATCCAGTAACATATATTGAGGACAATGTGGAACAAAAG AAAACGGACAGGATCATTTGCTCAACTAATGTTCTGCATCAAGCTGATCAGATGCTCCGAAGGATTGTCTCTCAGACAATGAAGGAAGCAAAAG atGAACAAGTGCTTCCGTTCAACTTGAAGCTTCTAGCAGAAGAACTCAACAAGCTCAAAGCAGAATTTTTGGAAGATctaaaacatggaaacaaaaaaTACCTGTGCTCTCAACAAACCATCCACATAccagatattatttctttttttcattatgagaAAGATAACATTGTCcggaaatatttttcaaagccaCA